One window of Neptuniibacter halophilus genomic DNA carries:
- a CDS encoding homoserine dehydrogenase, which yields MKPVKVGICGLGTVGGGTFNVLKRNAEEIARRAGRKIMVEAIGARHTNPDCDTKGTHITDDIFAVAKNPEIDVVVELIGGYDVAKELVLTAIEHGKHVVTANKALIAVHGNEIFEAAQKKNVMVAFEASVAGGIPIIKAIREGLAANRINWLAGIINGTGNFILTEMRDKGRDFDDVLKEAQALGYAEADPTFDVEGIDAAHKLTILASLAFGIPLQFEKAFTEGISKITREDVQYAEELGYRIKHLGISRRTDNGVELRVHPTLIPESALIANVNGVMNAVLVDGDAVGQTMYYGAGAGSEPTASAVVADIVDVVRTLTADRDNRVPHLAFQPSELSNAPILPVEQTESAYYLRMDAQEKPGVLAKITSILGSQEINIEAIIQKETSEDQVPVIILTQSVLEQKVNDAIAQIEALEEINGSVTRIRVEHFDS from the coding sequence TTGAAACCGGTTAAAGTGGGTATCTGCGGACTGGGTACAGTCGGTGGTGGCACATTTAATGTGCTGAAACGCAATGCCGAGGAGATTGCTCGTCGGGCAGGGCGTAAAATTATGGTTGAAGCGATTGGTGCGCGTCATACCAATCCGGACTGCGATACCAAAGGCACCCATATTACCGACGATATTTTCGCGGTAGCTAAAAACCCGGAAATCGATGTCGTTGTTGAGCTGATTGGTGGTTACGACGTAGCTAAAGAGCTGGTGCTGACTGCGATCGAGCACGGAAAACATGTTGTCACTGCCAACAAGGCGCTGATTGCTGTTCACGGTAACGAGATCTTTGAAGCGGCACAGAAGAAAAACGTGATGGTCGCGTTTGAAGCCTCTGTGGCGGGTGGAATCCCGATCATCAAGGCGATTCGTGAAGGTCTGGCAGCGAACCGTATCAACTGGCTGGCAGGTATCATCAACGGTACCGGTAACTTCATCCTCACCGAAATGCGTGACAAAGGCCGTGATTTCGATGACGTACTGAAAGAAGCGCAGGCGCTGGGTTATGCGGAAGCTGATCCGACTTTCGACGTTGAGGGTATCGATGCGGCGCACAAGCTGACTATTCTGGCTTCTCTGGCGTTTGGCATTCCGTTGCAGTTTGAAAAAGCCTTCACTGAAGGGATCAGCAAGATCACTCGTGAAGACGTACAGTATGCTGAAGAGCTGGGTTACCGCATCAAGCATCTGGGTATCAGCCGCCGCACTGACAACGGTGTAGAGCTGCGTGTTCACCCGACTTTGATCCCTGAGAGTGCGCTGATCGCCAATGTTAATGGTGTGATGAATGCGGTGCTGGTTGACGGCGATGCGGTCGGTCAGACTATGTACTACGGTGCCGGCGCGGGCTCTGAGCCGACAGCCTCTGCCGTGGTTGCAGATATTGTTGACGTGGTTCGTACCCTGACGGCTGACCGGGATAACCGTGTGCCGCATCTGGCGTTCCAGCCATCCGAGCTGTCGAATGCGCCGATCCTGCCGGTGGAGCAGACTGAATCTGCCTACTACCTGCGGATGGATGCGCAGGAAAAACCGGGTGTTCTGGCGAAGATCACCAGCATTCTGGGTTCTCAGGAGATCAATATCGAAGCGATCATCCAGAAAGAGACCAGCGAAGATCAGGTGCCGGTTATTATCCTGACTCAGTCGGTTCTGGAGCAGAAGGTTAACGATGCGATTGCCCAGATCGAAGCACTGGAAGAGATCAACGGCAGCGTAACCCGCATCCGTGTTGAGCACTTTGACAGCTAA
- the xerD gene encoding site-specific tyrosine recombinase XerD, giving the protein MEKGLSENTLSSYRRDLLQFAGWLFTRNMDLLTCSRADLQQYLTWRVREKLRASSTARMLSCLRGFYHYLLREEQISEDPTLLVESPKKGRRLPKTLTEQDVIALLEAPELNDPVQFRDRAMLELLYATGLRVTELVSLQLHEVNLNQGVIRVMGKGGKERLVPMGEEAISWVRQYLRQVRPLLMGEQVADVLFPSRRGQQMTRQTFWHRVKRHALIAGIDKPLSPHVLRHAFATHLLNHGADLRVVQMLLGHSDLSTTQIYTHVAKHRLQSLHQQHHPRG; this is encoded by the coding sequence ATGGAGAAGGGGCTCAGCGAAAATACGCTCTCATCTTACCGCCGGGATCTGCTCCAGTTCGCAGGCTGGCTGTTCACCCGGAACATGGATCTGCTGACCTGTAGCCGGGCCGATCTGCAGCAGTATCTGACATGGCGGGTTCGGGAGAAGCTGCGTGCCAGCTCGACCGCTCGGATGCTCTCCTGTTTACGTGGCTTCTATCATTACCTGTTGCGCGAAGAGCAGATCAGCGAAGACCCGACCCTGTTGGTAGAGAGTCCGAAAAAAGGCCGTCGTCTACCGAAAACCCTGACTGAGCAAGATGTTATAGCCCTGCTGGAAGCGCCAGAGCTGAATGATCCGGTGCAGTTTCGCGACCGGGCTATGCTGGAGCTGCTGTATGCCACCGGTTTGCGGGTGACAGAGCTGGTCAGTCTGCAGTTGCATGAGGTAAACCTCAATCAGGGGGTGATCCGGGTTATGGGTAAAGGTGGCAAGGAGCGGCTGGTGCCGATGGGGGAGGAGGCGATCAGTTGGGTGCGGCAATATCTGCGTCAGGTTCGTCCGTTGCTGATGGGAGAGCAGGTGGCTGATGTGCTCTTTCCCAGCCGGCGGGGGCAGCAGATGACGCGACAAACCTTCTGGCACCGGGTTAAGCGCCATGCACTGATCGCCGGTATTGATAAACCGCTGTCTCCGCATGTATTACGTCATGCCTTTGCGACCCATCTGCTGAATCATGGTGCTGATTTGAGGGTGGTACAGATGCTGCTGGGTCATAGCGACCTGTCTACCACCCAGATCTACACGCATGTGGCAAAACACCGCTTACAAAGCCTGCATCAACAGCACCATCCGCGCGGCTAA
- the trmD gene encoding tRNA (guanosine(37)-N1)-methyltransferase TrmD: MWFGVVTLFPEMFEAIRCYGVTGRAVKNGLIQMQCWSPRDFAHDKHKTVDDRPYGGGPGMLMKVQPLRDAIQAAREAAGDEVKVIYLSPQGRRLDHAGVQELASREKLILVAGRYEGIDERLLESEIDEEWSLGDFVLSGGELPAMTMIDAVSRLVPGVLGHQDSAIEDSFHDGLLDCPHYTRPEQLDDMQVPEVLLSGNHKEIRRWRLKQQLGRTWQRRPDLLESLELDAEQKALLTDFIRETQGSEG, encoded by the coding sequence ATGTGGTTCGGTGTGGTAACACTCTTTCCTGAAATGTTTGAAGCAATTCGTTGCTACGGCGTAACAGGAAGGGCGGTTAAAAACGGTCTGATACAGATGCAGTGCTGGAGTCCCCGGGATTTCGCGCACGATAAGCATAAAACTGTAGACGACCGGCCCTATGGGGGCGGCCCCGGTATGCTGATGAAAGTTCAGCCGCTGCGGGATGCTATCCAGGCTGCCAGAGAGGCAGCAGGTGATGAGGTCAAAGTGATCTATCTGTCACCTCAGGGGCGCCGACTGGATCATGCGGGTGTGCAGGAACTGGCTTCGCGTGAGAAGCTGATTCTGGTGGCAGGACGCTATGAAGGTATTGATGAGCGTCTGCTTGAATCGGAGATCGATGAAGAGTGGTCATTAGGGGATTTTGTCCTCAGCGGCGGTGAACTGCCGGCGATGACCATGATTGATGCGGTTTCCAGACTGGTGCCCGGCGTACTGGGACATCAGGATTCAGCCATCGAGGATTCGTTTCACGACGGTTTGCTGGATTGTCCGCACTACACCCGCCCGGAACAGCTTGATGATATGCAGGTACCTGAAGTGTTGCTGAGCGGCAACCATAAAGAGATCAGACGCTGGCGTCTGAAACAGCAGTTAGGGAGAACCTGGCAACGCCGGCCCGATCTGTTGGAATCTCTGGAGTTGGACGCTGAGCAGAAGGCATTGTTAACCGATTTTATCCGGGAGACCCAAGGGTCCGAAGGTTGA
- a CDS encoding thioredoxin fold domain-containing protein codes for MKKLLSIALLIFSGLSSVVNASEDTRSFVNQVLEQLAPGLSVAEVASSPVSGIDEVVLSNGDILYVNSEAKSFLIGQMVTLTEEQGLVNVTEVKKQELSVARNGERKATLAKIKTEEKVTFSPEGEVKARVHVFTDISCPYCVKLHGEVAELNKMGVEVSYLAFPRAGAGSQAHRQMNSIWCAGDAQARQDAMDQAKTGGGIKGSDCASPVMEQYGMGHEMGVTGTPALVLEDGSLVPGYVPARQLANMLGVK; via the coding sequence ATGAAAAAGTTGCTTAGCATTGCTCTGTTGATCTTCTCAGGGCTGAGTTCAGTTGTTAATGCCTCTGAGGATACCCGGAGCTTCGTCAATCAGGTGCTGGAGCAACTGGCACCGGGTCTGAGCGTTGCGGAGGTGGCGTCATCACCGGTAAGCGGGATCGATGAAGTGGTCCTGAGTAATGGTGATATTCTGTATGTCAACAGTGAAGCTAAAAGTTTTCTGATCGGCCAGATGGTGACCCTGACGGAAGAGCAGGGGCTGGTTAATGTGACCGAGGTGAAAAAGCAGGAGCTGAGTGTTGCGCGCAACGGTGAGCGTAAAGCGACACTGGCTAAGATCAAAACTGAGGAGAAAGTGACCTTCTCACCTGAAGGTGAGGTGAAGGCACGTGTCCATGTGTTTACCGATATCTCCTGCCCATACTGCGTGAAGCTGCATGGTGAAGTTGCGGAGCTGAATAAAATGGGTGTTGAGGTCAGCTATCTGGCTTTTCCGCGTGCGGGGGCAGGTTCACAGGCGCATCGTCAGATGAACAGTATCTGGTGTGCGGGTGATGCTCAGGCCCGTCAGGATGCGATGGATCAGGCTAAAACAGGCGGAGGTATTAAAGGCTCCGATTGTGCCAGCCCGGTGATGGAACAGTACGGTATGGGCCATGAAATGGGCGTAACGGGTACCCCTGCGCTGGTGCTGGAAGATGGCAGTCTGGTACCGGGTTATGTACCGGCCAGACAACTTGCGAATATGCTGGGCGTAAAGTAA
- the thrC gene encoding threonine synthase, which yields MKYISTRGQAPAMNFEEVLLAGLASDGGLYVPEELPQFSKETIASWSGLPYNELAFNVIQPFVADCIDDSELKRMIDETYAGFNHTAVAPLKELGTNEWVLELFHGPTLAFKDFALQLLGRLMDYALKKRGEHLVIMGATSGDTGSAAIEGCCHSEHLDIFILHPHNRVSEVQRRQMTTIIKDNVFNIALEGNFDDCQQMVKDSFANQDFLNGMKLGAVNSINWARIMSQIVYYFSASLALGGPHREVSFSVPTGNFGDIFAGYLAKQMGLPVKQLVVATNRNDILHRVISGNDMSKGELVHTLSPSMDIMVSSNFERMLFDVYGRDGAEISELMSRFSKESVELDPARWEKVRELFDSYAVDDETTCDVIKQVYAETEYLLDPHTAIGVKAARECNRDPAVPMITLATAHPVKFPEPVVKAGLEAPQLPAHMSDLFEREEQLQVLDNDLATVQKFVASHVHTE from the coding sequence GTGAAATATATCTCTACCCGGGGCCAGGCTCCGGCGATGAACTTCGAAGAGGTGTTGCTGGCAGGTCTGGCCAGTGACGGTGGCCTCTATGTACCGGAAGAGCTGCCTCAGTTCAGCAAAGAAACGATCGCTTCCTGGTCAGGTCTGCCATACAACGAGCTGGCGTTCAACGTGATCCAGCCGTTCGTGGCTGACTGCATTGATGACTCTGAACTGAAGCGGATGATTGATGAAACCTATGCCGGTTTCAATCACACCGCGGTGGCGCCGCTGAAAGAGCTGGGCACCAACGAGTGGGTACTGGAACTGTTCCACGGCCCGACTCTGGCATTTAAAGACTTTGCGCTGCAACTGCTGGGCCGTCTGATGGATTACGCCCTGAAAAAGCGCGGTGAGCATCTGGTGATCATGGGGGCAACCTCAGGTGATACAGGTTCTGCGGCGATTGAGGGCTGCTGTCACAGCGAGCATCTGGATATCTTTATCCTGCATCCGCACAATCGTGTGTCTGAAGTGCAGCGTCGTCAGATGACAACCATCATCAAAGACAACGTATTTAACATCGCGCTGGAAGGTAATTTCGACGACTGCCAGCAGATGGTTAAAGACAGCTTTGCCAATCAGGATTTCCTTAACGGCATGAAGCTGGGTGCAGTAAACTCGATCAACTGGGCACGTATTATGTCCCAGATCGTTTACTACTTCTCTGCGTCGCTGGCGCTGGGTGGCCCTCATCGTGAGGTGAGCTTCTCGGTACCGACCGGTAACTTCGGTGATATCTTCGCCGGTTACCTGGCTAAGCAGATGGGTCTGCCGGTTAAGCAACTGGTTGTGGCAACTAACCGTAACGACATTCTGCACCGGGTTATCTCCGGCAATGATATGTCCAAAGGTGAGCTGGTTCACACCCTGTCTCCGTCAATGGATATCATGGTTTCCTCTAACTTCGAGCGTATGCTGTTCGATGTTTACGGTCGTGATGGCGCTGAGATCAGCGAGCTGATGTCCCGCTTCTCCAAAGAATCGGTAGAACTGGATCCGGCACGTTGGGAAAAAGTACGCGAACTGTTCGACAGCTATGCGGTGGATGATGAAACCACTTGTGATGTAATCAAGCAGGTTTATGCAGAAACTGAGTACCTGCTCGACCCGCACACCGCAATCGGCGTTAAAGCCGCGCGCGAATGCAACCGTGACCCGGCGGTACCGATGATCACACTGGCAACCGCACATCCGGTGAAATTCCCTGAGCCGGTGGTTAAAGCGGGTCTGGAAGCGCCGCAACTGCCTGCACATATGAGCGACCTGTTCGAGCGCGAAGAGCAACTGCAGGTGCTGGACAACGATCTGGCTACCGTACAGAAGTTTGTTGCCAGCCACGTACACACCGAATAA
- a CDS encoding cytochrome C assembly family protein, which yields MLLISTLLAVLLYSATAGLQWQVMKGQRQQSRSLNQLLGLGGLCAHTLAIYLVLHQPGGINLSVFSVGSLISWLVAGLVLLSSLRQSIDNLFIGVFPMAALTALATLLAGVAPGRDYDSGLILHILLSILAYSIFTIAAIQAILLSRQIAALKHHHTRGLVASLPPLQTMERLLFEMVWTGLILLTASLLTGFIVFEDLFAQHLVHKTVLSIIAWGLYATLLFGRISFGWRSLTAVRWTLTSFVTLALGFFGSKMVIEWLV from the coding sequence ATGTTACTGATTTCCACGTTGCTTGCCGTACTCCTTTACTCCGCTACTGCCGGTCTGCAGTGGCAGGTTATGAAAGGTCAGCGACAGCAGTCCCGCAGCCTCAACCAACTGCTTGGCCTTGGCGGCCTGTGCGCCCATACACTGGCGATCTATCTGGTGCTGCATCAGCCGGGCGGCATCAACCTCAGCGTTTTCAGCGTCGGCTCGCTGATCTCCTGGCTGGTTGCCGGGCTGGTACTGCTGAGCAGCCTGCGCCAGAGTATCGACAACCTGTTTATCGGTGTCTTTCCGATGGCAGCTCTGACGGCACTGGCGACCTTACTGGCCGGTGTAGCGCCGGGCCGCGATTATGATTCCGGCCTGATCCTGCATATTCTGCTGTCGATTCTGGCTTACAGTATCTTTACCATCGCTGCGATACAGGCCATCCTGCTGTCGCGCCAGATTGCTGCCCTGAAACATCACCACACCCGGGGTCTGGTGGCGTCACTTCCGCCGCTGCAGACCATGGAGCGCCTGCTGTTTGAGATGGTCTGGACCGGACTGATCCTGCTCACCGCCTCGCTGCTGACCGGATTCATTGTCTTTGAAGATCTGTTTGCTCAGCACCTGGTCCATAAAACCGTTCTTTCGATCATCGCCTGGGGGCTTTACGCTACACTGCTGTTCGGCCGTATCAGCTTCGGCTGGCGCAGTCTCACCGCCGTTCGCTGGACCCTGACCAGCTTTGTTACGCTGGCACTTGGCTTCTTTGGCAGCAAGATGGTCATTGAGTGGCTGGTCTGA
- a CDS encoding HlyC/CorC family transporter, which yields MEDASIGFLLGVLCFLILCSAFFSSSETGMMSLNRYRLKHLVKKKHRGARKASKLLARPDRLIGVILIGNNFVNILASAIATVICVRLWGDTGIMIATAGLTVIILIFAEVSPKTMAAMHPERIAFPAAYVLSPLLKLIYPLVWVINGITNTFLRLFGIKVTGENSHHLSTEELRTLVNEAGALLPQNNQNMLLGVLELSEVTVNDIMIPRNEVVGIDLDDDIDTIIEQLSCTDHTRLPVYQGELNKVVGLLHMRNLAQVFHKGTVTKAAILQVIREPYFIPESTPLQTQLLNFQAQNRRIGLVVDEYGDIQGIVTLEDILEEIVGELSSNNRDDGHDVFLQEDGSYFVEGSAYIRDVNKALDWNLPTDGPKTMNGLITETLESIPDANVCLQLANYRIETLQISDNVIKTARIIALEIEDDD from the coding sequence TTGGAAGACGCATCGATCGGCTTTCTCCTTGGAGTTCTCTGCTTCCTGATTCTTTGTTCTGCTTTTTTCTCCAGCTCGGAAACGGGCATGATGTCGCTCAACCGCTACCGGCTGAAACATCTGGTTAAAAAGAAACATCGCGGTGCCCGTAAGGCCAGCAAACTTCTGGCCCGTCCAGACCGTCTGATCGGGGTTATCCTGATCGGTAATAACTTCGTTAACATTCTTGCCTCAGCCATCGCCACCGTGATCTGTGTACGCCTCTGGGGCGACACCGGCATTATGATTGCCACCGCCGGTCTGACCGTGATCATTCTGATCTTTGCTGAAGTATCGCCAAAAACCATGGCAGCTATGCACCCGGAGAGGATCGCCTTCCCTGCTGCCTATGTGCTGTCGCCGTTACTGAAGCTGATCTACCCACTGGTGTGGGTTATCAATGGCATTACGAATACCTTCCTGCGCCTGTTCGGAATCAAAGTCACCGGTGAGAACAGCCATCACCTGAGTACCGAAGAGCTGCGTACACTGGTTAATGAAGCCGGTGCACTGCTGCCGCAGAACAACCAGAATATGTTGCTGGGCGTGCTGGAACTGTCCGAAGTGACGGTTAACGATATTATGATCCCGCGAAATGAGGTGGTCGGCATCGATCTGGATGACGATATCGATACCATCATCGAGCAACTCAGTTGTACCGACCATACCCGCCTGCCGGTGTATCAGGGCGAGCTGAACAAGGTGGTCGGCCTGCTGCATATGCGTAACCTGGCGCAGGTATTCCATAAAGGCACCGTAACCAAAGCGGCAATTTTGCAGGTAATCCGTGAGCCTTACTTTATTCCGGAGAGCACTCCGCTGCAGACGCAATTGCTGAACTTTCAGGCCCAGAACCGGCGTATCGGTCTGGTGGTGGATGAGTACGGCGATATTCAGGGCATCGTGACGCTGGAAGACATCCTCGAAGAGATTGTCGGCGAGCTCTCCTCCAATAACCGTGATGATGGCCACGATGTTTTCCTGCAGGAAGATGGCAGCTATTTCGTTGAAGGCTCAGCTTACATCCGCGATGTAAACAAAGCGCTGGACTGGAACCTGCCGACCGATGGCCCGAAAACGATGAACGGACTGATTACCGAGACGCTGGAATCGATCCCGGATGCGAACGTCTGTCTGCAGTTGGCCAACTATCGGATTGAAACCCTGCAGATCAGCGATAATGTCATCAAAACAGCCCGAATTATCGCGCTTGAGATCGAAGACGACGACTGA
- the rimM gene encoding ribosome maturation factor RimM (Essential for efficient processing of 16S rRNA), giving the protein MSSSSAQETMVLGKITAVYGVKGWVKIYSFTDPMENIFDYSPWLLKIDGRVKPVEVESSKRHGKGLIAKLAGVDDRDLARSYCGLEISTDANQLPQLEEGEYYWNQLQKLLVYTESGVLLGKVSHLLETGSNDVLVVKGTKDSVDQKERLLPYLPEQVIKEIDLETGTMRVDWDPEF; this is encoded by the coding sequence ATGAGCAGTAGTTCAGCACAAGAGACAATGGTTCTCGGTAAAATTACTGCGGTCTATGGGGTTAAAGGTTGGGTGAAAATCTATTCCTTTACCGACCCGATGGAAAACATCTTCGACTATTCGCCCTGGTTGCTGAAGATCGACGGCCGGGTTAAACCGGTTGAAGTGGAATCCAGCAAACGCCACGGCAAAGGACTGATCGCAAAACTGGCCGGTGTGGATGATCGTGATCTGGCTCGCAGCTACTGCGGTTTAGAGATCTCAACCGATGCAAACCAGCTTCCTCAACTGGAAGAGGGTGAGTACTACTGGAACCAGTTACAGAAACTGCTTGTTTATACCGAATCCGGTGTATTACTGGGTAAGGTAAGCCACCTGTTGGAAACCGGCTCAAATGATGTGCTGGTGGTGAAAGGTACCAAGGACAGTGTCGATCAGAAAGAGCGACTACTGCCTTACCTTCCTGAGCAGGTGATTAAAGAAATTGACCTGGAAACAGGTACCATGCGGGTCGATTGGGACCCCGAGTTCTGA
- a CDS encoding DUF1289 domain-containing protein — MTEQTNRPVPNPCVGVCALDENDLCIACQRSGIEIAEWGVYSDEEKREVWRKIHLREQGVLKE, encoded by the coding sequence ATGACGGAGCAAACGAACCGCCCTGTGCCTAACCCCTGCGTGGGTGTCTGTGCGCTGGATGAGAACGATCTGTGTATCGCCTGTCAGCGCAGCGGCATTGAAATAGCTGAGTGGGGTGTTTACAGCGATGAGGAAAAGCGCGAAGTCTGGCGCAAGATTCACCTGCGCGAGCAGGGTGTGCTGAAGGAGTGA
- the rpsP gene encoding 30S ribosomal protein S16: MVTIRLSRGGAKKRPFYHISVADSRNPRDGRFIERVGFFNPSARGQEERLRIALDRVEYWQGKGAQLSDRVAALVKEAKAAE; this comes from the coding sequence ATGGTAACAATTCGTTTGTCTCGTGGTGGCGCTAAGAAGCGTCCTTTCTATCACATCTCAGTAGCTGACTCGCGTAATCCGCGTGATGGTCGTTTTATTGAGCGTGTGGGTTTCTTCAACCCTTCTGCACGTGGCCAGGAAGAGCGTCTGCGTATCGCTCTGGACCGTGTTGAATACTGGCAGGGTAAAGGCGCACAGCTGTCTGACCGTGTTGCTGCACTGGTTAAAGAAGCCAAAGCAGCTGAGTAA
- a CDS encoding MTH1187 family thiamine-binding protein → MQVMIDICIVPLGVGVSVSDYVAACQRVLQDAGLKHQMHAYGTNVEGDWDQVMAAVKRCHEVVHAMGAPRITTSMRMGTRTDREQSMDDKVRSVEDKLSPV, encoded by the coding sequence ATGCAAGTGATGATCGATATCTGTATTGTTCCGCTGGGCGTTGGTGTCTCGGTTTCCGACTATGTGGCGGCCTGTCAGCGCGTGTTGCAGGATGCCGGATTAAAGCACCAGATGCATGCCTATGGTACTAATGTGGAAGGTGACTGGGATCAGGTGATGGCCGCGGTGAAGCGTTGCCATGAAGTGGTTCATGCGATGGGCGCGCCGCGTATCACCACCTCTATGCGGATGGGAACCCGGACCGACCGGGAGCAGAGCATGGATGACAAAGTGCGAAGTGTAGAAGACAAGCTGAGCCCGGTTTAA
- the ffh gene encoding signal recognition particle protein — translation MFENLTERLTQTLRSVTGQAKLTEDNIKGTLREVRMALLEADVALPVVKEFVNGVKERAVGTEVTKSLTPGQVFVKIVNEEMVKVMGEANEKLNLAATPPAVVLMAGLQGAGKTTSVAKLGRHLREREKKKVLVVSADVYRPAAIKQLETLAGEVQVDFFPSTADQDPVDIANAAIAHAKIQHHDVVLVDTAGRLHVDEDMMGEIKRLHQAVNPIETLFVVDAMTGQDAANTARAFNEVLPLTGVVLTKTDGDARGGAALSVRQITGKPIKFLGVGEKVDALEPFHPDRVASRILGMGDVLSLIEEAEQKIDKAKAEKFAKKIQKGKGFDLEDFREQISQMKNMGGMMGMLDKLPGMGQLAQAADAANAEKGMHQMEAIINSMTPEERRKPDIISGSRKKRIAMGSGTQIQDVNRLLKQHKQMSKMMKKFSGKGGMSKMMRGMKGMLPPGMGGGPGGMGGMGGPGGFPRM, via the coding sequence ATGTTTGAGAATTTAACAGAACGACTTACGCAAACGCTGCGCTCAGTCACCGGTCAGGCGAAACTGACGGAAGACAATATTAAAGGCACCCTGCGCGAAGTGCGTATGGCCCTGCTTGAAGCGGACGTGGCGCTGCCGGTTGTTAAAGAGTTTGTAAACGGCGTTAAAGAGCGGGCAGTTGGCACCGAAGTCACCAAAAGCCTGACCCCGGGTCAGGTCTTCGTCAAGATCGTCAATGAAGAGATGGTCAAGGTGATGGGGGAGGCGAATGAAAAGCTGAACCTGGCCGCGACACCGCCGGCCGTTGTACTGATGGCCGGTCTGCAGGGTGCGGGTAAAACCACCTCGGTTGCGAAACTGGGTCGTCACCTGCGTGAGCGTGAGAAGAAAAAAGTATTGGTGGTTTCTGCTGACGTCTACCGTCCGGCGGCGATCAAGCAGCTGGAAACCCTGGCAGGCGAAGTGCAGGTAGACTTCTTCCCTTCAACCGCCGATCAGGACCCGGTTGATATCGCGAATGCGGCGATTGCCCACGCTAAGATTCAGCATCATGACGTAGTGCTGGTGGATACCGCCGGTCGTCTTCATGTGGATGAAGACATGATGGGTGAGATCAAGCGTCTGCATCAGGCGGTTAACCCGATCGAAACCCTGTTTGTGGTTGATGCGATGACCGGTCAGGACGCTGCGAATACCGCGCGCGCCTTTAATGAAGTATTGCCGCTGACCGGTGTGGTGCTGACCAAAACCGATGGTGATGCCCGTGGTGGTGCGGCACTGTCTGTGCGTCAGATTACCGGCAAGCCGATCAAGTTCCTCGGTGTGGGTGAAAAAGTCGATGCGCTGGAGCCGTTTCATCCGGATCGTGTTGCGTCCCGAATTCTCGGCATGGGTGACGTGCTCTCCCTGATCGAAGAAGCAGAACAGAAGATCGATAAGGCCAAGGCGGAGAAGTTCGCGAAGAAGATCCAGAAGGGTAAAGGCTTCGATCTTGAAGATTTCCGCGAACAGATCAGCCAGATGAAGAACATGGGCGGCATGATGGGCATGCTCGACAAGCTGCCGGGTATGGGGCAGCTGGCTCAGGCGGCGGACGCTGCCAACGCCGAAAAAGGGATGCATCAGATGGAGGCGATCATCAACTCCATGACCCCGGAAGAGCGCAGAAAGCCCGATATTATTTCCGGTTCACGGAAAAAACGTATCGCCATGGGTTCCGGCACCCAGATCCAGGATGTGAACCGCCTGCTTAAACAGCATAAGCAGATGTCGAAAATGATGAAGAAATTCAGCGGCAAAGGCGGCATGTCCAAAATGATGCGTGGAATGAAAGGTATGTTGCCGCCGGGTATGGGCGGTGGTCCGGGCGGCATGGGTGGTATGGGAGGCCCGGGCGGCTTCCCGCGCATGTAA
- the rplS gene encoding 50S ribosomal protein L19 — protein MSGKNLIIQQLEAEQMSKEVPEFAPGDTVVVQVKVVEGTRTRLQAFEGIVLGKRNRGLNSAFTVRKISHGVGVERTFQTFSATVDSIEVKRRGDVRQAKLYYMRERSGKSARIKEKLG, from the coding sequence ATGAGCGGCAAAAACCTAATTATTCAGCAGCTTGAAGCTGAACAGATGAGCAAAGAAGTACCAGAATTCGCACCAGGTGATACTGTTGTGGTTCAGGTAAAAGTAGTTGAAGGAACTCGTACACGTCTGCAGGCGTTCGAAGGTATTGTTCTGGGCAAGCGTAACCGCGGCCTGAACTCTGCGTTCACTGTGCGTAAAATCTCTCACGGTGTTGGTGTGGAACGTACTTTCCAGACTTTCAGCGCGACTGTAGACAGCATCGAAGTTAAGCGTCGCGGTGACGTTCGTCAGGCGAAACTTTACTACATGCGTGAGCGTTCTGGTAAATCTGCACGTATCAAAGAGAAGCTGGGCTAA